In the genome of Streptomyces fagopyri, the window GCTGCCGGCCGGCCGCTTCGCGCTCGTCATCGGCGACGTCCAGGGCCACGACGTGCGCGCCGCCGGGCTGATGGGCCAGCTCCGCATCGCCCTGCGCGCGTACGCCTCCGAGGGCCACCGCCCGGACGCGGTCCTCTCCCGGGCGTCACGGTTCCTGTACGGGGTCACGGACTCGGTGACGTACGGCTCCAGCGGGCAGGACGGCGGCGGGGGCGCGGACGTCCGCTTCGCGACCTGTCTGTACGTAGAAGTGGATCCGGCGACCGGACTGCTGGACTTCGCCCGCGCCGGGCATCCCGACCCGGCGATACGCATGGCCGACGGGACGGTGCTGATGCGCCCCACGGCCGGTGGACTGCCGCTCGGTATCGATCCGGACGCCGACTACCCGACGACCCGGCTCGGCCTGGAGCCCGGCGAGACCATGCTGATCTGCACCGACGGACTGATCGAGACCGGCGGCCACGACCTCGACACCGGCTGGCGGCGCATCCGGCGGATCCTGGAGTCCCACGACGGTGATCTGGAGGAGCTCGCCGACGCGCTGGTGCAGGGCGTGCACGGGCCCTCCTCGCACCACACCCCGGGACCGCTGGCCGACCGCCGCGAGGACGACATCGCGCTCGTGCTGCTGTCCCGCCAGGGCGCGGGCCGGGACGGCACGGTCGCGGGGCCGGCCCCGGGCGCGCCGGCGACACGGCGTACCGCCCTGACCGTGGCGCAGAGCGCGCCCGAGCGGGTCGCGGACGCCCGCCAGCAGGTGCGCGAGCTGCTGCACGACTGGGGTTCCGAGGACCAGCGCGACTCGGCGGTCCTTCTCGTCTCCGAGATCCTGACCAACGTCCTGGTGCACACCGACGGCGACGCGCTGCTGGTCGCCGAGGTGACCGGCGCGTCGGGTGACCGCCGGATGCGGGTGGAGGTCACGGACGCGAGCGGCGACCTGCCGCACCGCCGCCATCCGGGTGAGCTGGCGTCCTCCGGGCGCGGCCTGGTGCTCGTGGAGATCCTCGCGGAGGCCTGGGGCGTGGACCCGCGCGGCGAGGGCAAGAGCATCTGGTTCGAGTTCTACGAGTCGTCCACGACCAAGCCCGACGCGTAGCGCTTGCGCAGCTCCGAGACCACTCCGAAGGCGGCCGCCGTCAGCGGTACGGAGAACAGCATTCCGAGGATTCCCGCGACGGACGCGCCCGCGGTGATCGCCAGCAGCACGACCGCCGGGTGCATCTGCACGGTGCGGCTCTGGATCACCGGCTGCAGCACGTGCCCTTCCAGCACCTGCACGGCGAGAACGACCCCGAGCGCCCACAGCGCGATCACCAGCCCCCGGTCGGCGAGCGCGACCAGCACCGCCACCGCACCGGAGATGAACGCGCCCAGATAGGGGATGTACGCGCCCACGAAGACGAGCGCGCCGAGCCCGACCGCGCCCGGGACACGCAGGATCAGCAGCCCGACGGTGATGCACAGCGCGTCGATCAGGGCGATGAGCGTGGTCCCGCGCATGAAGCCCTCGACGGCTCCGAAGGCGCGGCGCGCCATGGCTTCCACGGTGTCGGCGGTGCCGTGGGGCGCGAGCGAGCGCAGCAGGCCGGCGGCGCGGTGGGAGTCGCGGAGGAAGAAGAAGACGAGCAGCAGGGCCAGCACGGCCACGGCGATGCTCTCGCCGACCAGGCCGACCCCGCTGATGACGTTGGACGCGGCCGTCCCGCCGAACTTGGTCAGCAGCTCCCTGGAGTGCGAGGTGAGGTCGTCGAGGGAGGTGCCCGGCGCGCCGAAGTGCTCGGCGACGGACCGCGCGGCCTGTTTGAGCGAGGCCAGGATCTGGTCCCCGGTGTCGATGAGCGCGGCGACGACGATGTAGACCGCCCCGCCCACCACCACGACGACGGCGACACAGGTGAGCCCCGCGGCCAGCGACCGGTGGACCCGCATGCGCACCAGCCGCCGGTACAGCGGCCGCAGCAGCGCGGTGCCCAGCAGCGCGAGCAGCACGGGCACGACCGCCGTCCGCAGTTCCCCGCACAGCCGGATCCCGACCCACGCCACGCCGGCGACGAGCAGGATCACGGCACACCAGGCCGCCAGCCGCCGGACGCCCTCGGAGAGAAGCTGCACCTCTCCACCCGACCACGCGAAGGGCGGGCCGTCCTCTCGGAACGGCCCGCCCGGGTGACGCGGTGTCAGACTCGCGCGGTCGCGCGGGTGTACGGCGTCGGGATCGTACGGCGCCGGGGCCGTACGGCCCTACAGGCCGCGCTCGGACATTCCGTGCACCGCCGGGACGGTGCCCAGGCGGCCCTTCTGGAAGTCCTCGAAGGCCTGCTGCAGCTCCTCGCGGGTGTTCATCACGAAGGGGCCGTAGTGGGCCATGGGCTCGCGGATCGGCTGTCCGCCGAGGAGGACGACCTCCAGGTCCGGGGTGTTCGCGTCCTGCTTCTCGTCCGCGCGGACGGTCAGCGAGCCGCCCGCGCCGAAGACCGCGGTCTGGCCGGTGCGGACCGGACGGCGCTCCGCGCCGACGCTGCCGCGTCCGGCGAGGACGTAGGCGAGACCGTTGAAGTCCTCGCGCCAGGGGAGGGTGATCTCGGCGCCGGGCGCCACGGTCGCGTGGACCATGGTGATGGGCGTGTGCGTGACACCGGGACCCTCGTGGCCGTCGAGCTCACCGGCGATGACGCGCAGCAGCGCGCCGCCGTCGGGGGTGCTCAGCAGCTGGACCGAGCGACCGCGGATGTCCTGGTACCGCGGGGCCATCATCTTGTCCTTGGCCGGGAGGTTCACCCACAGCTGGAGGCCGTGGAAGAGGCCGCCGGACATGACGAGCGACTCCGGCGGTGCCTCGATGTGCAGGAGGCCGGCGCCCGCGGTCATCCACTGGGTGTCCCCGTTGGTGATCGTGCCGCCACCACCGTTGGAGTCCTGGTGGTCGAAGATCCCGTCGATGATGTAGGTCACGGTCTCGAAGCCGCGGTGCGGGTGCCAGGGGGTGCCCTTGGGCTCTCCCGGCGCGTACTCCACCTCACCCATCTGGTCCATCATGATGAACGGGTCGAGGTGACGGTAGTTGATCCCGGCGAACGCGCGACGGACCGGGAATCCCTCGCCCTCGAAGCCGCTGGGCGCGGTCGTCACGGTGAGCACGGGACGGGCCACGGCGTCGGCCGGCGCCACCACACGGGGAAGGGTCAGCGGGTTTTCGACGGTCACTGCAGGCATGTCGGTACCTCCTTGTGCTTCGAGTTTAGTTGATTGTTGAACTTTCTGCCACCCGGTAACGACGGACGCCCGGAGGGAATTCCCTCCGGGCGTCCGCGGTGATCCGTGAGCGGGCGGCACTAGCCGTACATGCGGCGCATCGCGAAGTCCACCATCTGCTCCACGGCCTTCGCGTCGAAGACCATGCGGTGCTCACCCTCCATGTCGAGCACGAAGCCGTAGCCGGTGGGCAGCAGATCGATCACCTCCGCACCGGTGATCACGAAGAACTTGGACTCCTTGCCCGCGTACCGGCGCAGCTCCTTGAGCGAGCTGAACATGGGGATGACCGGCTGCTGGGTGTTGTGCAGCGCCAGGAAACCGGGGTTGTCGCCGCGCGGGCAGTAGACCTTCGACGTGGCGAAGACCTGCTGGAAGTCCTCGGCGGACAGCGATCCCGTGGTGAAGGCGCGGACCGCGTCCGGCAGCGACGGCGGGGACGGCTCGGGATAGAGCGGCGGCTGCTGGCCGTAGCCGCCGGGCATCTGCTGCTGCGGCTGGGCGTACTGCTGCTGCTGAGCGCCCGCGTTCTGGTCGTAGCCGTACATGGCCCAAAGACTAGTCGGCGCGGCCCCCGGGGGAGTCACGGACGGCCATCCCCGTCCCCGGACACCGCCCGCGCTCCTCCGCCGGCGCCCCGGACGCGTGCCACGGACGGATTCCGCCGGAGTCCGGCCCGCGTTCCGCCCGATTCCGGCACGAGTTCCACCCGCGTCCGGCCGAAGTCCCGTTAGAGCCTCGTCACATAGGGACCGTCAGGGGTTGATTCTTATTACCGACGGGTAGCATCATCGTAGCTACTTGCTGGTACGTGTAACGAGGCTGCGAACACCTCCGCCTCCCCGAACCCTTACGGAGCCGTCGCCATGGGGCACTACAAGTCGAATCTCCGCGACATCGAGTTCAACCTCTTCGAGGTGCTCGGGCGCGACAAGTTGTACGGCACCGGACCGTTCGCGGAGATGGACACGGACACCGCCAAGAGCATCCTGGAGGAGCTCACCCGTCTCTCGGAGAACGAGCTGGCCGCGTCCTTCGCCGACGCCGACCGCAACCCGCCGGTCTTCGACCCCGAGACCAACACCGCTCCGGTCCCGGCCTCCTTCAAGAAGTCGTACCAGGCGTTCATGGACTCCGAGTACTGGCGTCTGGGCCTGCCCGAGGAGATCGGCGGCTCCACCGCGCCCCGCTCCCTCATCTGGGCCTACGCGGAGCTGGTGCTCGGCGCCAACCCGGCCGTATGGATGTACTCCTCCGGTCCGGCCTTCGCCGGCATCCTCTTCGAGGAGGGCACCGAGGTCCAGAAGCACATCGCGAAGATCGCCGTCGACAAGCAGTGGGGCTCCACCATGGTCCTCACCGAGCCCGACGCGGGCTCGGACGTCGGCGCCGGCCGCACCAAAGCCGTCCAGCAGGACGACGGCTCCTGGCACATCGAGGGCGTCAAGCGCTTCATCACGTCCGGCGAGCACGACATGTCGGAGAACATCCTCCACTACGTCCTCGCCCGCCCCGAGGGCGCCGGACCGGGCACCAAGGGCCTGTCCCTCTTCCTCGTCCCGAAGTACGAGTTCGACTTCGAGACCGGCGAGCTGGGCGCCCGCAACGGCGCGTACGCGACGAACGTCGAGCACAAGATGGGCCTGAAGGCCTCCAACACCTGCGAGATGACCTTCGGCGACCGTCACCCGGCCAAGGGCTGGCTGATCGGCGACAAGCACGAGGGCATCCGCCAGATGTTCCGCATCATCGAGTTCGCCCGCATGATGGTCGGCACGAAGGCCATCTCGACCCTGTCGACGGGCTACCTGAACGCGCTGGAGTACGCCAAGGAGCGCGTCCAGGGCCCCGACCTCGCGAACTTCATGGACAAGACCGCGCCGAAGGTCACCATCACGCACCACCCCGACGTACGCCGCTCGCTGATCACGCAGAAGGCGTACGCCGAGGGCATGCGCGCCCTGGTGCTGCACACGGCGGCGGTCCAGGACGACATCCAGGTCAAGGAGGCCGCCGGCGAGGACACCGCCGCGCTGGAGGCGCTCAACGACCTGCTCCTGCCGATCGTGAAGGGCTACGGCTCCGAGAAGGGCTACGAGCAGCTCGCCCAGTCGCTCCAGACGTTCGGCGGCTCCGGCTTCCTGCAGGAGTACCCGATCGAGCAGTACATCCGCGACGCCAAGATCGACACCCTGTACGAGGGCACCACCGCGATCCAGGGCCAGGACTTCTTCTTCCGGAAGATCGTCCGCAACCAGGGCGCGGCACTGAACTCGCTCGCCGAGGACATCAAGAAGTTCCTGGCGCTCGCCACCGGCGGCGAGGAGCTGTCCGCGGCCCGCGAGCAGCTCGCCAAGGCGGCCGTCGAGCTGGAGGCCATCGTCGGCCTCATGCTCACCGACCTCGCGGCGACCGAGCAGGACGTCAAGAACATCTACAAGGTGGGCCTGAACACCACCCGCCTGCTCCTCGCCTCCGGTGACGTGGTCGTCGGCTACCTGCTGCTGCGCGGTGCCGCGGTCGCCGCCGAGAAGCTGGAGACGGCGTCGGCGAAGGACCGGCCCTTCTACACCGGCAAGATCGCCGCCGCGAAGTTCTTCGCCGCGAACGTCCTGCCCGGCGTCACCGGCGCGCGCGAGCTGGCCGAGGGCGTGGACCTGGACCTGATGGAGCTGGACGAAGCGGCGTTCTGAGTCCGAGTCCCCCGGTGACCGCCCGGCGGCCACCCGCACCCGTCGACGGCCCGCTCCCGGATGTGTCTCCGGGGGCGGGCCGTTCGCCACGGCGGAGCGGGGGGTGCACCGGGGCGCGGGGCGGACGGCCCCGGCCGCCCCGGCACCTCCGGGGCGGCACCTCCGGGGCGGCACCGGGGCGGGCGCCGTCACCGGAAGGTGACCCCCGCACCAGGTACGGCACAGGAGATCCGGGTCCGGGTGCAGCTCCGGGTGCAGCTCCGGGTGCAGGGGCCAGGTCCGGGTGCAGCTCCGGGTGCAGCTCCGGGTGCAGGGGCCAGGTCCGGGTGCAGCTCCGGGTGCAGGGGCCAGGTCCGGGTGCAGGTCCGGGTGCAGGGGCCAGGTCCAGATCCGGGTCCAAGCCCAGGTCCAGGTCCGGATCCAGGACCAGGACG includes:
- a CDS encoding AI-2E family transporter, whose product is MQLLSEGVRRLAAWCAVILLVAGVAWVGIRLCGELRTAVVPVLLALLGTALLRPLYRRLVRMRVHRSLAAGLTCVAVVVVVGGAVYIVVAALIDTGDQILASLKQAARSVAEHFGAPGTSLDDLTSHSRELLTKFGGTAASNVISGVGLVGESIAVAVLALLLVFFFLRDSHRAAGLLRSLAPHGTADTVEAMARRAFGAVEGFMRGTTLIALIDALCITVGLLILRVPGAVGLGALVFVGAYIPYLGAFISGAVAVLVALADRGLVIALWALGVVLAVQVLEGHVLQPVIQSRTVQMHPAVVLLAITAGASVAGILGMLFSVPLTAAAFGVVSELRKRYASGLVVDDS
- a CDS encoding SseB family protein, whose amino-acid sequence is MYGYDQNAGAQQQQYAQPQQQMPGGYGQQPPLYPEPSPPSLPDAVRAFTTGSLSAEDFQQVFATSKVYCPRGDNPGFLALHNTQQPVIPMFSSLKELRRYAGKESKFFVITGAEVIDLLPTGYGFVLDMEGEHRMVFDAKAVEQMVDFAMRRMYG
- a CDS encoding acyl-CoA dehydrogenase — its product is MGHYKSNLRDIEFNLFEVLGRDKLYGTGPFAEMDTDTAKSILEELTRLSENELAASFADADRNPPVFDPETNTAPVPASFKKSYQAFMDSEYWRLGLPEEIGGSTAPRSLIWAYAELVLGANPAVWMYSSGPAFAGILFEEGTEVQKHIAKIAVDKQWGSTMVLTEPDAGSDVGAGRTKAVQQDDGSWHIEGVKRFITSGEHDMSENILHYVLARPEGAGPGTKGLSLFLVPKYEFDFETGELGARNGAYATNVEHKMGLKASNTCEMTFGDRHPAKGWLIGDKHEGIRQMFRIIEFARMMVGTKAISTLSTGYLNALEYAKERVQGPDLANFMDKTAPKVTITHHPDVRRSLITQKAYAEGMRALVLHTAAVQDDIQVKEAAGEDTAALEALNDLLLPIVKGYGSEKGYEQLAQSLQTFGGSGFLQEYPIEQYIRDAKIDTLYEGTTAIQGQDFFFRKIVRNQGAALNSLAEDIKKFLALATGGEELSAAREQLAKAAVELEAIVGLMLTDLAATEQDVKNIYKVGLNTTRLLLASGDVVVGYLLLRGAAVAAEKLETASAKDRPFYTGKIAAAKFFAANVLPGVTGARELAEGVDLDLMELDEAAF
- a CDS encoding ATP-binding SpoIIE family protein phosphatase yields the protein MRTGEPLPAVGDVLAALATGLWRWDNAQGLVTLDAEAARLLGLPAEAVTITEAAVRARFHPADWNEVGGVVQLAVAEDTLAEVRLRVMDGHGRVLRTVRSRSKPTIDPETGEFQLFGTLQEVTEPSPGTAARTPVTGDWRRSREAFLLDAGRALAEARSTAEVLRVAAGLSMPGFSPDGLAVFGAEGDRLTVVGHHGQQPGDEGPFTHMSLATDYPAAEVVRTGRAVYLSSPDDYKERYPVSWPLARHFGRESWAFLPLTVAGRTMGAWMAAFMYPVTFTPDERSVLTTVARMLAQALSRAGAAETERELTDGLQRSMMPTLGPRMPGMGVAARYVPTGGGLQVGGDWYDVIPLPAGRFALVIGDVQGHDVRAAGLMGQLRIALRAYASEGHRPDAVLSRASRFLYGVTDSVTYGSSGQDGGGGADVRFATCLYVEVDPATGLLDFARAGHPDPAIRMADGTVLMRPTAGGLPLGIDPDADYPTTRLGLEPGETMLICTDGLIETGGHDLDTGWRRIRRILESHDGDLEELADALVQGVHGPSSHHTPGPLADRREDDIALVLLSRQGAGRDGTVAGPAPGAPATRRTALTVAQSAPERVADARQQVRELLHDWGSEDQRDSAVLLVSEILTNVLVHTDGDALLVAEVTGASGDRRMRVEVTDASGDLPHRRHPGELASSGRGLVLVEILAEAWGVDPRGEGKSIWFEFYESSTTKPDA
- a CDS encoding pirin family protein: MPAVTVENPLTLPRVVAPADAVARPVLTVTTAPSGFEGEGFPVRRAFAGINYRHLDPFIMMDQMGEVEYAPGEPKGTPWHPHRGFETVTYIIDGIFDHQDSNGGGGTITNGDTQWMTAGAGLLHIEAPPESLVMSGGLFHGLQLWVNLPAKDKMMAPRYQDIRGRSVQLLSTPDGGALLRVIAGELDGHEGPGVTHTPITMVHATVAPGAEITLPWREDFNGLAYVLAGRGSVGAERRPVRTGQTAVFGAGGSLTVRADEKQDANTPDLEVVLLGGQPIREPMAHYGPFVMNTREELQQAFEDFQKGRLGTVPAVHGMSERGL